The following are encoded in a window of Sminthopsis crassicaudata isolate SCR6 chromosome 3, ASM4859323v1, whole genome shotgun sequence genomic DNA:
- the LOC141564855 gene encoding gamma-crystallin E-like, producing the protein MGKITFYEDRNFQGRYYECSSDHSNLQSYFSRCNSVRVDSGNWMLYEHPNYSGCQYYLRRGEYRDYQEWMGFNDSIRSCRIIPHTRSHRLRIYEREDYRGQMVELTDDCSSLQDRFHFQEMHSFNVLEGCWILYELPNYRGRQYLLRPGEYRRYLDWGAMNTKVGSVRRVMDYF; encoded by the exons ATGGGAAAG ATCACCTTTTACGAGGACCGAAACTTCCAGGGCCGTTACTATGAGTGCAGCAGTGACCACTCCAACCTCCAGTCCTACTTCAGTCGCTGCAACTCTGTGAGGGTTGACAGTGGTAACTGGATGCTCTATGAGCACCCCAATTATTCAGGCTGCCAGTACTACCTGCGGAGGGGCGAGTATCGTGACTACCAGGAGTGGATGGGTTTCAATGACTCCATCAGGTCCTGCCGCATCATCCCTCAT ACCCGCTCACATCGCCTTCGCATCTATGAGAGAGAAGACTATAGAGGCCAGATGGTGGAACTTACTGATGATTGCTCTTCTCTCCAAGATCGATTCCACTTTCAGGAGATGCATTCCTTCAATGTCCTGGAGGGCTGCTGGATCCTCTATGAGCTGCCCAATTATAGAGGAAGGCAATACTTACTGCGCCCGGGGGAATACAGAAGATACTTGGACTGGGGAGCCATGAACACCAAAGTGGGCTCTGTGAGGAGAGTGATGgactatttctaa